In one Pseudomonas sp. 31-12 genomic region, the following are encoded:
- the dusB gene encoding tRNA dihydrouridine synthase DusB has protein sequence MSAVRIGPYTLHNGLILAPMAGVTDQPFRQLCKRLGAGLVVSEMVTSDMSLWNTRKSRMRMIHEGDPEPRSVQIAGGDAQMLADAARANVELGAQIIDINMGCPAKKVCNKAAGSALLKDEALVTEILQAVVAAVDVPVTLKIRTGWDRDNKNGLTVAKIAEQAGITALAVHGRTRADLYTGEAEYDTIAAIKQAVSMPVFANGDIDSPEKARYVLDATGADGLLVGRAAQGRPWIFREIDHFLRTGEKLPALELIEVERILLEHLAALHVFYGDVMGVRIARKHVGWYLATLPGAREFRAHFNRLEDTEAQCANVQGFFAERYKSLTGDGEGVAA, from the coding sequence ATGTCGGCGGTACGCATCGGTCCATATACATTGCACAACGGTTTGATTCTCGCCCCCATGGCGGGAGTCACCGACCAGCCCTTTCGTCAGCTGTGCAAGCGACTGGGCGCAGGGCTTGTAGTCTCGGAAATGGTTACCAGCGACATGAGTTTGTGGAACACCCGCAAATCGCGGATGCGCATGATCCACGAAGGTGATCCCGAGCCGCGCTCGGTCCAGATCGCCGGGGGTGATGCACAGATGCTGGCGGATGCGGCCCGGGCCAACGTTGAACTGGGCGCACAGATTATTGACATCAACATGGGCTGTCCGGCGAAGAAGGTCTGCAACAAGGCCGCCGGGTCCGCACTGTTGAAGGATGAAGCATTGGTGACCGAGATCCTGCAGGCCGTCGTGGCCGCAGTCGATGTGCCGGTTACCTTGAAGATCCGCACCGGCTGGGACCGGGACAACAAGAATGGTTTGACGGTGGCGAAGATCGCCGAGCAGGCGGGCATTACGGCGTTGGCGGTCCATGGCCGTACCCGAGCCGACCTGTACACCGGTGAAGCCGAGTACGACACCATCGCTGCGATCAAGCAGGCGGTGTCGATGCCGGTCTTCGCCAACGGCGACATCGATTCCCCTGAGAAGGCCCGGTACGTGCTCGACGCGACCGGTGCCGATGGCCTGCTGGTAGGCCGGGCCGCTCAGGGGCGGCCGTGGATTTTTCGTGAGATCGATCACTTCCTGCGTACCGGCGAAAAACTCCCGGCGCTGGAATTGATCGAGGTGGAACGCATTCTGCTAGAGCATCTGGCTGCGCTGCACGTCTTCTATGGAGACGTCATGGGCGTCCGTATCGCTCGAAAGCATGTGGGCTGGTATCTCGCAACCTTGCCGGGCGCCAGGGAGTTTCGCGCCCACTTCAATCGTTTGGAAGATACGGAAGCACAATGCGCCAACGTTCAGGGCTTCTTCGCCGAACGTTACAAGAGCCTGACAGGGGACGGAGAAGGGGTGGCCGCATGA
- a CDS encoding DUF3426 domain-containing protein has product MTDSFVTQCPHCQTSFRVSHAQLSVARGVVRCGSCLQVFNAAKQLLEQRGGNEAVTPVAPAIVEPPAPRAISQKQWSATELDLDSLDLDEELARLEQREIQPTTEFGRHRENGISARRDSAEHEDEPWSDSLFSESAADRAQAVEADPRETQPDPVKPSRTEPSFSLEPVDLDDEPQVPQLRLNDPLDMPLRHDRLSATDAPDDLPPIAPLRKRHERNEATERAEALQDLADDPLQLDWQKRRSPWGRRLFWLLLVLLGAAALAGQYIAYHFDELARQDQYRPWFQQLCPQVGCTVPSKVDIAKIKSSNLVVRSHPEFNGALVVDAIIYNRAPFSQPFPLLELRFADLNGHLIASRRFKPGEYLNGDLEGMAEMPPQTPIHIALDILDPGAKAVNYSLSFHSPE; this is encoded by the coding sequence ATGACCGACAGCTTCGTCACCCAGTGCCCGCATTGCCAAACCAGCTTCCGCGTCAGCCATGCTCAATTGAGCGTGGCCCGTGGAGTGGTTCGTTGCGGCTCCTGCTTGCAGGTGTTCAACGCCGCCAAGCAGTTGCTTGAGCAACGGGGCGGCAACGAAGCCGTCACACCGGTTGCCCCGGCCATTGTCGAACCGCCGGCCCCGCGCGCCATCAGCCAAAAGCAGTGGTCCGCCACTGAACTGGATCTGGACAGCCTGGACCTGGACGAAGAACTCGCCCGGCTCGAACAGCGGGAAATCCAGCCGACCACGGAATTCGGCCGGCACCGCGAAAACGGCATCAGCGCTCGCCGCGACTCCGCCGAGCACGAGGATGAACCCTGGTCCGACAGCCTCTTCAGCGAATCGGCAGCCGATCGCGCCCAGGCGGTCGAAGCCGACCCACGGGAAACGCAGCCAGATCCGGTCAAGCCCTCGCGCACCGAACCTTCATTCTCGCTGGAACCGGTTGATCTGGACGACGAGCCCCAGGTGCCGCAACTACGCCTGAATGATCCGCTGGACATGCCCCTGCGCCATGATCGACTGTCGGCAACCGACGCACCTGACGACCTGCCCCCGATTGCCCCCTTGCGCAAGCGACACGAACGCAACGAGGCGACCGAACGGGCCGAAGCCTTGCAGGACCTGGCAGACGACCCGCTGCAACTGGATTGGCAGAAACGTCGATCCCCTTGGGGCCGACGGCTTTTCTGGCTGCTGCTGGTGCTGCTCGGTGCCGCCGCGCTCGCTGGCCAATACATCGCTTACCACTTCGACGAACTGGCGCGCCAGGACCAGTACCGTCCGTGGTTCCAGCAACTGTGCCCGCAAGTCGGCTGCACGGTGCCATCGAAAGTCGATATCGCGAAAATCAAAAGCAGCAACCTGGTGGTCCGCAGTCACCCTGAATTCAATGGTGCGCTGGTGGTCGATGCGATCATCTACAACCGTGCGCCCTTCTCCCAGCCTTTTCCGCTGCTGGAACTGCGCTTCGCCGACCTTAACGGCCACCTGATCGCCAGCCGTCGCTTCAAGCCCGGCGAGTACCTGAACGGCGATCTCGAAGGCATGGCGGAGATGCCGCCGCAGACGCCGATCCACATCGCACTGGATATCCTCGATCCAGGCGCCAAAGCGGTGAATTACAGCCTGAGCTTCCATTCGCCCGAGTGA
- the prmA gene encoding 50S ribosomal protein L11 methyltransferase: protein MPWLQVRLAISPEQAETYEDAFLEVGAVSVTFMDAEDQPIFEPELNTTPLWSHTHLLALFEGGTEAASVLAHLELLTGSPLPEHHSEVIEDQDWERSWMDDFQPMRFGQRLWIVPSWHAAPEPDAVNILLDPGLAFGTGTHPTTALCLEWLDGQDLKGCNVLDFGCGSGILAIAALLLGAKEAVGTDIDVQALEASRDNAGRNNIADALFPLYLPEDLPQVKADVLVANILAGPLVSLAPQLSSLVKPGGRLALSGILAEQGEDVAKAYAQDFDLDPIANRDGWVRITGRRR from the coding sequence ATGCCTTGGCTGCAAGTCCGTCTCGCCATCAGCCCAGAACAAGCCGAAACCTACGAAGACGCTTTCCTTGAAGTGGGCGCCGTGTCGGTGACCTTCATGGACGCCGAAGACCAGCCGATCTTCGAACCTGAACTCAACACCACGCCGCTGTGGTCGCACACGCACCTGCTGGCCCTGTTCGAAGGTGGCACCGAAGCCGCCAGCGTACTGGCCCACCTGGAGCTGCTGACCGGCAGCCCGCTGCCCGAGCATCACAGCGAAGTGATCGAAGACCAGGACTGGGAGCGCAGCTGGATGGACGATTTCCAGCCAATGCGCTTCGGTCAACGCCTGTGGATCGTTCCAAGCTGGCACGCTGCCCCTGAACCCGACGCCGTGAACATTCTGCTGGACCCGGGCCTGGCGTTCGGCACCGGCACGCACCCGACCACCGCGCTGTGCCTGGAATGGCTCGACGGTCAGGACCTCAAAGGCTGCAATGTGCTCGACTTCGGTTGCGGCTCGGGGATTCTGGCGATTGCCGCCCTGCTGCTGGGGGCCAAGGAAGCGGTCGGCACCGACATCGACGTGCAGGCGCTGGAAGCCTCCCGCGACAACGCCGGGCGCAACAACATCGCCGACGCACTCTTCCCCCTGTATCTGCCGGAAGATCTGCCGCAGGTTAAAGCCGACGTGCTGGTGGCCAACATTCTTGCCGGCCCGCTGGTTTCCCTGGCGCCGCAATTGTCCAGTCTGGTCAAACCCGGTGGTCGTCTGGCGTTGTCGGGCATCCTCGCCGAGCAAGGTGAAGACGTCGCCAAAGCCTATGCTCAAGACTTCGATCTGGACCCGATCGCCAATCGCGATGGCTGGGTGCGCATCACTGGCCGTCGGCGCTAG
- the purD gene encoding phosphoribosylamine--glycine ligase: MNVLIIGSGGREHALAWKVAQDPRVQKVFVAPGNAGTAIEAKCENVAIDVLALEQLADFAEKNVSLTIVGPEVPLVAGVVDLFRSRGLDCFGPTAGAAQLEGSKAFTKDFLARHKIPTADYQNFTEIEPALAYLREKGAPIVIKADGLAAGKGVIVAMTLAEAEDAVRDMLAGNAFGDAGSRVVIEEFLDGEEASFIVMVDGKNVLPMATSQDHKRVGDGDTGPNTGGMGAYSPAPVVTADVHQRVMDLVIWPTVRGMADEGNVYTGFLYAGLMIDKAGNPKVIEFNCRFGDPETQPVMLRLQSSLVLLVEAALAQALDKVEAQWDPRPSVGIVLAAGGYPGDYAKGVAINGLDAAAALEGKVFHAGTALKDGNVVTAGGRVLCATAMGASVDAAQQQAYKLAAKIDWEGCFYRKDIGYRAIARERGENQE, encoded by the coding sequence ATGAATGTTTTGATCATTGGCAGCGGTGGCCGTGAACACGCACTGGCCTGGAAAGTGGCTCAGGATCCGCGTGTGCAGAAAGTGTTCGTTGCCCCGGGCAACGCCGGCACCGCCATTGAAGCCAAGTGCGAGAACGTCGCTATCGACGTGCTGGCCCTTGAGCAGCTGGCAGATTTTGCCGAGAAGAACGTTTCCCTGACCATCGTCGGTCCGGAAGTGCCGCTGGTCGCAGGCGTCGTCGATCTGTTCCGCTCCCGTGGCCTGGATTGCTTCGGTCCGACGGCCGGCGCTGCCCAGCTGGAAGGTTCGAAAGCCTTCACCAAGGATTTCCTGGCGCGCCACAAGATCCCGACCGCCGACTACCAGAACTTCACCGAGATCGAGCCGGCCCTGGCTTATCTGCGTGAAAAAGGCGCACCGATCGTGATCAAGGCCGACGGCCTGGCCGCCGGTAAAGGCGTGATCGTTGCCATGACCCTGGCCGAAGCCGAAGACGCCGTGCGCGACATGCTCGCGGGCAATGCGTTCGGCGACGCCGGTTCGCGCGTGGTGATTGAAGAGTTCCTCGACGGCGAAGAAGCCAGCTTCATCGTCATGGTCGACGGCAAGAACGTGCTGCCGATGGCCACCAGCCAGGACCACAAACGCGTCGGCGACGGCGACACCGGTCCGAACACCGGCGGCATGGGCGCTTACTCCCCTGCCCCGGTGGTCACCGCTGACGTCCATCAACGGGTCATGGACCTGGTGATCTGGCCGACCGTGCGCGGCATGGCCGATGAAGGCAATGTCTACACCGGTTTCCTGTATGCCGGCCTGATGATCGACAAGGCTGGTAACCCAAAAGTTATCGAGTTCAACTGCCGTTTCGGTGATCCTGAGACCCAGCCGGTGATGCTGCGTTTGCAGTCGAGCCTGGTGTTGCTGGTCGAAGCGGCCCTGGCGCAAGCCCTGGACAAGGTCGAGGCGCAATGGGATCCACGTCCGAGCGTCGGCATTGTGTTGGCTGCGGGCGGTTATCCTGGCGACTACGCTAAAGGCGTTGCCATCAACGGTCTGGATGCAGCCGCGGCACTGGAAGGCAAAGTCTTCCACGCCGGCACGGCGCTCAAGGACGGTAACGTAGTAACGGCCGGTGGACGGGTGCTTTGCGCAACCGCCATGGGTGCCAGCGTTGATGCGGCACAGCAGCAGGCTTACAAACTGGCGGCAAAGATTGATTGGGAAGGCTGTTTCTATCGCAAGGACATTGGCTACCGTGCCATTGCCCGTGAGCGCGGCGAAAATCAGGAATAA
- the purH gene encoding bifunctional phosphoribosylaminoimidazolecarboxamide formyltransferase/IMP cyclohydrolase, protein MTDQTTRLPIRRALISVSDKTGILEFAKELEALGVEILSTGGTFKLLRDNGVAAVEVADYTGFAEMMDGRVKTLHPKIHGGILGRRGIDDAIMNEHGIKPIDLVAVNLYPFEATINKPGCDLPTAIENIDIGGPTMVRSAAKNHKDVAIVVNASDYASVLESLKAGGLTYAQRFDLMLKAFEHTAAYDGMIANYMGTVNQAAETLSTEGRSEFPRTFNSQFVKAQEMRYGENPHQSAAFYVEAKPAEVGIATATQLQGKELSYNNVADTDAALECVKSFVKPACVIVKHANPCGVAVSPDAEGGIRQAYELAYATDTESAFGGIIAFNRELDAETAKAIVERQFVEVIIAPSVSEEARAIVAAKANVRLLACGEWSADRAAAWDYKRVNGGLLVQSRDIGMIGSEDLKVVTKRAPTEQEINDLIFAWKVAKYVKSNAIVYAKNRQTIGVGAGQMSRVNSARIAAIKAEHAGLQVAGSVMASDAFFPFRDGLDNAAKVGITAVIQPGGSMRDAEVIAAADEAGIAMVFTGMRHFRH, encoded by the coding sequence ATGACCGACCAGACTACCCGCCTGCCGATCCGCCGCGCCTTGATCAGCGTTTCCGACAAGACCGGGATCCTCGAATTCGCCAAAGAGCTTGAAGCCCTGGGCGTCGAGATCCTCTCCACCGGCGGAACGTTCAAGCTGCTGCGCGACAACGGTGTTGCCGCAGTGGAAGTCGCGGATTACACCGGTTTCGCAGAAATGATGGACGGTCGGGTGAAAACCCTCCACCCGAAAATCCACGGCGGGATCCTCGGTCGTCGCGGTATCGATGACGCCATCATGAACGAGCACGGCATCAAGCCGATCGATCTGGTTGCGGTCAACCTGTACCCGTTCGAAGCCACCATCAACAAGCCAGGCTGCGACCTGCCGACCGCCATCGAGAACATCGACATCGGCGGCCCGACCATGGTCCGTTCGGCCGCAAAAAACCATAAAGACGTGGCTATCGTGGTGAATGCCAGCGATTACGCCAGCGTGCTGGAAAGCCTGAAGGCCGGCGGCCTGACCTACGCTCAGCGTTTCGACCTGATGCTCAAGGCCTTCGAACACACCGCCGCCTACGACGGCATGATCGCCAACTACATGGGCACCGTGAACCAGGCTGCCGAGACCCTCAGCACTGAAGGTCGCAGCGAGTTCCCGCGCACCTTCAACAGCCAGTTCGTCAAGGCCCAGGAAATGCGCTACGGCGAGAACCCGCACCAGAGCGCGGCGTTCTACGTTGAAGCCAAGCCTGCCGAAGTCGGCATCGCCACCGCGACCCAACTGCAAGGCAAAGAACTGTCGTACAACAACGTGGCCGACACCGACGCCGCGCTGGAATGCGTGAAAAGCTTCGTCAAACCGGCTTGCGTGATCGTCAAGCACGCCAACCCGTGCGGCGTTGCGGTCAGCCCGGACGCCGAAGGCGGCATTCGTCAGGCTTACGAACTGGCTTATGCCACCGACACTGAATCGGCATTCGGCGGCATCATCGCGTTCAACCGCGAACTGGATGCTGAAACCGCCAAGGCCATCGTCGAGCGTCAGTTCGTCGAAGTGATCATCGCCCCGTCCGTGAGCGAAGAAGCCCGCGCCATTGTGGCCGCCAAAGCCAACGTGCGCCTGCTGGCCTGCGGCGAGTGGTCGGCGGATCGCGCCGCTGCCTGGGACTACAAGCGCGTCAACGGCGGCTTGCTGGTACAGAGCCGCGACATCGGCATGATCGGCAGCGAAGACCTGAAAGTCGTGACCAAACGAGCGCCGACCGAACAGGAAATCAACGACCTGATCTTCGCCTGGAAAGTCGCCAAGTACGTTAAATCCAACGCCATTGTCTACGCCAAGAACCGTCAGACCATCGGCGTCGGCGCTGGCCAGATGAGCCGTGTGAACTCTGCGCGTATCGCCGCGATCAAGGCTGAACACGCCGGTTTGCAGGTGGCAGGCTCGGTGATGGCCTCCGATGCGTTCTTCCCGTTCCGCGACGGCCTGGACAACGCGGCCAAGGTTGGCATTACCGCAGTAATCCAGCCAGGCGGCTCGATGCGTGACGCTGAAGTGATTGCAGCGGCTGATGAAGCCGGCATCGCCATGGTCTTCACCGGCATGCGCCACTTCCGTCACTAA
- a CDS encoding hybrid sensor histidine kinase/response regulator encodes MRWLRIAIGFTVTLLTLLCMLPAQAAQGSGWAVLLDEQGDLQLSDIRSSRYTNQFSPIELDRLTAAEPEGALWLRFRLAPGKHEQLLRVFAPDLSRLNLYVLDGDTLIDQLNTGTGQPQADRPLPSSDFMLPLPQSDKPLDVYLRLVSDHQLRPYITLQSAIMTAANQNQMLIYGLLFGCIGMLILHNLVRYAYTRSRSSLWLAGCEALLMLSLLLLLNLAGPWLPNWHAVQTPGAYLALLMTAPCGLMFAYRFFAPLGSHPLNKLLLGDILFIVVCGLLLLFVNTLPLNIITYALVALAGLSMLFVGAYHWQKGYRPARLFVAAMVVFNIGTLIILPALLGLTLVAPQGLIMTLLAFICISGLLMSIALGERQRSITEDRFSVSRDLAASNAEINAKAEFLAKISHEIRTPMNGVLGMTELLLGTPLSVKQRDYVQTIHSAGNELLTLINEILDISKLESGQIELDDVQFDLNALIEDCLSIFRAKAEQQNVELISFIQPQVPRVISGDPTRLRQTLLSLLENALKKTDEGEILIVVALDERSAKPRLRIAVQDSGVPMEAEERDALMHAELHSKHFLSATSLGGNLGLVIARQLIRLMQGEFGIKSGANQGSTLWLTLPLDPDRLEHPTSDLDGPLQGARVLVVDDNDTCRKVLVQQCSAWGLNVSAVPSGKEALALLRTKAHLRDYFDVVLLDQNMPGMTGMQLAAKIKEDPSLNHDILLIMLTGISNAPSKIIARNSGIKRILAKPVAGYTLKTTLADELNQRNKGPTVSPHLPTGPTLPVKVPSDFRILVAEDNNISTKVIRGMLGKLNLQPDTASNGEEALQAMKAQRYDLVLMDCEMPILDGFSATQQLRAWEVGNQRIRTPVVALTAHILAEHKERARQAGMDGHMAKPVELSQLRDLIEHWVAQRDQQNRATAPTS; translated from the coding sequence GTGCGCTGGCTCAGGATTGCCATAGGTTTCACAGTCACGCTGTTGACCTTGCTCTGCATGCTCCCGGCTCAGGCCGCGCAAGGCAGTGGCTGGGCGGTATTGCTTGACGAACAGGGCGACCTGCAGCTGAGCGACATCCGCTCATCTCGCTATACCAATCAATTCAGCCCCATCGAACTCGACCGCCTCACCGCAGCCGAGCCTGAAGGTGCCTTGTGGCTGCGTTTCAGGTTGGCGCCCGGCAAGCACGAGCAATTGCTGCGAGTGTTCGCCCCCGACCTGTCGCGGCTCAATCTGTATGTGCTCGATGGCGACACGCTGATCGATCAATTGAACACTGGCACCGGGCAGCCCCAAGCTGACCGCCCCCTGCCCAGCAGCGATTTCATGTTGCCGCTGCCGCAAAGCGACAAACCCCTCGACGTCTACCTGCGGCTGGTGTCCGATCACCAGTTGCGGCCGTATATCACCCTGCAATCGGCGATCATGACCGCGGCCAATCAGAACCAGATGCTGATCTACGGCCTGCTGTTCGGTTGTATCGGCATGCTGATCCTGCACAACCTCGTCCGCTATGCCTACACCCGCTCGCGCAGCAGCCTCTGGCTGGCCGGATGCGAAGCCTTGTTGATGCTCAGCCTGTTGCTGTTGCTGAATCTGGCAGGGCCCTGGCTACCCAACTGGCACGCGGTGCAGACGCCCGGCGCGTATCTCGCCTTGCTGATGACGGCGCCGTGCGGCCTGATGTTCGCCTATCGTTTCTTCGCCCCGCTCGGCTCGCACCCGCTGAACAAGCTGTTGCTGGGCGACATTCTGTTCATCGTGGTCTGCGGCTTGCTGCTGTTGTTCGTCAACACGCTGCCGCTGAACATCATTACCTATGCCCTGGTCGCCCTGGCGGGCCTGAGCATGTTGTTCGTCGGCGCCTATCATTGGCAAAAAGGCTATCGTCCGGCGCGCCTGTTCGTGGCGGCGATGGTGGTGTTCAACATCGGCACGCTGATCATCCTGCCGGCGCTGTTGGGGCTGACCCTGGTCGCGCCTCAAGGCTTGATCATGACGCTGCTGGCGTTCATCTGCATCAGTGGCCTGTTGATGAGCATTGCGCTGGGCGAACGTCAGCGCAGCATCACCGAAGACCGCTTCAGTGTCAGCCGCGACCTGGCCGCCAGCAATGCCGAGATCAACGCCAAGGCCGAATTCCTGGCGAAAATCAGCCACGAAATCCGCACCCCGATGAACGGCGTGCTCGGCATGACCGAACTGCTATTGGGCACACCGTTGTCGGTCAAGCAACGTGACTACGTGCAGACCATCCACAGCGCCGGCAATGAACTGCTGACCCTGATCAACGAGATTCTCGACATCTCCAAGCTCGAGTCCGGGCAGATCGAACTGGACGACGTGCAGTTCGATCTCAACGCCTTGATCGAAGACTGCCTGAGCATCTTCCGCGCCAAGGCCGAACAGCAGAACGTAGAGCTGATCAGCTTCATCCAGCCGCAAGTGCCGCGTGTCATCAGCGGTGACCCAACGCGCCTGCGCCAGACCTTGCTGAGCCTGCTGGAAAACGCCCTGAAAAAAACCGACGAGGGCGAAATCCTGATCGTCGTCGCCCTCGACGAACGCAGCGCCAAACCGCGCCTGCGCATCGCAGTGCAGGACAGCGGCGTGCCGATGGAGGCCGAAGAACGCGACGCCCTGATGCACGCCGAACTGCACAGCAAACACTTCCTCTCGGCGACCAGCCTGGGCGGCAATCTGGGGCTGGTGATTGCCCGTCAGTTGATCCGCTTGATGCAAGGGGAGTTCGGTATCAAGAGCGGCGCCAACCAGGGCAGCACCTTGTGGCTGACCCTGCCCCTGGACCCCGATCGTCTCGAACACCCGACCTCCGACCTCGATGGGCCGCTGCAAGGTGCGCGCGTGCTGGTGGTGGACGATAACGACACCTGCCGCAAAGTGCTGGTGCAACAGTGCAGCGCCTGGGGCCTGAACGTCAGCGCCGTGCCATCCGGCAAAGAGGCTTTGGCGCTGCTACGCACCAAGGCTCACCTGCGTGACTATTTCGACGTGGTCCTGCTGGACCAGAACATGCCCGGCATGACCGGCATGCAACTGGCGGCCAAGATCAAGGAAGACCCGAGCCTGAACCACGACATCCTGCTGATCATGCTCACCGGCATCAGCAACGCACCGAGCAAGATCATCGCGCGCAATTCCGGGATCAAGCGCATCCTCGCCAAACCGGTGGCCGGCTACACCCTCAAGACCACCCTGGCCGACGAGCTGAACCAACGCAACAAGGGCCCGACCGTCTCGCCGCACCTGCCCACAGGCCCGACACTTCCGGTCAAGGTCCCGAGTGATTTCCGTATCCTGGTGGCCGAGGACAACAATATCTCGACCAAGGTGATTCGCGGCATGCTCGGCAAGCTCAACCTGCAACCAGACACCGCCAGCAATGGCGAAGAAGCCTTGCAGGCGATGAAAGCCCAGCGTTACGACCTGGTCCTGATGGATTGTGAAATGCCGATCCTCGATGGCTTCTCTGCCACCCAGCAGTTACGTGCCTGGGAAGTCGGCAATCAGCGGATTCGCACCCCGGTGGTGGCATTGACCGCTCACATCCTTGCAGAGCACAAAGAGCGCGCGCGCCAGGCCGGCATGGACGGGCACATGGCCAAACCGGTCGAGCTGTCGCAGTTGCGTGACCTGATCGAGCATTGGGTTGCACAACGTGACCAGCAGAATCGGGCGACGGCGCCTACCTCTTGA
- a CDS encoding MarC family protein has product MLHVLFSVYLKMLVLYSPFFVLSCFISLTRGYSRKEQRRLAWKVATATLVSSVLLYLFGRVIFSVFGITVDAFRIGAGSVLFISALGMAQGKSAVQTDNVQQDVTIVPLTIPLTVGPGTIGALLVMGVSQPHWDDKLTAILSIALASFTVGVVLYLSNRIERILGDQGLQIVSRLMGLFVCALAAQIIFTGVKGYLVP; this is encoded by the coding sequence ATGCTCCATGTGTTGTTCAGCGTTTACCTGAAGATGCTGGTGCTCTATAGCCCGTTCTTCGTGTTGTCCTGCTTCATCAGTCTGACCCGCGGTTATTCACGCAAGGAACAGCGTCGACTCGCCTGGAAAGTGGCCACCGCCACACTGGTGTCCAGCGTCTTGCTATACCTGTTCGGACGGGTGATTTTCAGCGTCTTCGGCATCACCGTGGACGCGTTCCGCATTGGCGCCGGCAGCGTGCTGTTTATCTCGGCGCTGGGTATGGCCCAAGGCAAGTCGGCGGTGCAGACCGACAATGTGCAGCAGGACGTTACCATCGTCCCGCTGACCATCCCCCTGACCGTCGGCCCCGGCACCATCGGTGCCTTGCTGGTGATGGGCGTCAGTCAGCCGCATTGGGACGACAAGCTCACGGCAATTCTCAGTATTGCCCTCGCCAGTTTCACGGTTGGCGTGGTGTTGTATCTGTCGAACCGGATCGAGCGGATTCTCGGTGACCAAGGCTTGCAGATCGTCAGCCGGTTGATGGGTTTGTTTGTCTGCGCACTCGCGGCGCAGATCATCTTTACCGGAGTCAAGGGCTATCTGGTTCCCTGA
- the fis gene encoding DNA-binding transcriptional regulator Fis yields MTMMTETLVSGTTPVSDNVNLKQHLNTPSEEGQTLRGSVEKALHNYFAHLEGAAVTDVYNLVLSEVEAPLLECVMNYVKGNQTKASELLGLNRGTLRKKLKQYDLL; encoded by the coding sequence ATGACGATGATGACCGAGACTTTAGTGAGTGGAACAACACCCGTGAGCGACAACGTGAATTTGAAACAGCACCTCAATACGCCGAGCGAAGAAGGTCAGACCCTTCGCGGGAGTGTCGAGAAGGCGCTGCACAATTATTTCGCCCACCTTGAGGGCGCTGCCGTCACGGATGTGTACAACCTGGTGCTCTCCGAAGTCGAGGCGCCCCTGCTCGAGTGCGTGATGAACTACGTCAAGGGCAACCAGACCAAGGCCAGCGAGCTGCTCGGGCTGAACCGAGGCACGCTGCGCAAGAAACTCAAGCAGTACGATTTGCTGTAA